A window from Azoarcus sp. DD4 encodes these proteins:
- a CDS encoding nitrite/sulfite reductase: MYRYDEYDQRLVDERVAQFSDQTRRYLAGELSEDEFRPLRLQNGLYIQRHAPMLRIAVPYGLFSSAQLRKLAHIARHYDRGYGHFTTRQNIQFNWPALEKVPEILAQLATVQMHAIQTSGNCIRNITSDPYAGVAADELIDPRPWCEILRQWSSFHPEFAHLPRKFKFAVNGAEEDRAVIQAHDIGLDVVKNAAGEVGFRVLVGGGLGRTPIIGEEIAAFVPWQHIVTYCESILRVYNLHGRRDNKYKARIKILVKALGIEEFRRQVEAEWTFHKDGPSTLTAAEVARVAAHFVDPAYETLPATDVGYASLLAENKPFAAWVKRNVRAHKVPGYASVTVSLKKTGVPPGDITESQMDLLADLADAYSYGEVRATHQQNLVLADVRQSDLFKVWQTLRDAGLATPNIGLLTDIISCPGGDYCGLANAKSIPIANAIQERFDNLDYLYDIGEIELNISGCMNACGHHHVGHIGVLGVDKNGEEWYQVTIGGDQGNKAAIGKVIGPSFAAHEMPDVVTRLIETYLANRHEDERFVDTVRRIGIEPFKAHVYGNRQTEKKVAHA; this comes from the coding sequence ATGTACCGATACGACGAATACGACCAGCGCCTGGTGGACGAACGGGTGGCGCAGTTCAGCGACCAGACCCGCCGCTACCTCGCCGGCGAGCTGTCCGAGGACGAGTTCCGCCCGCTGCGCCTGCAGAACGGCCTCTACATCCAGCGCCATGCGCCGATGCTGCGCATCGCGGTGCCCTACGGGCTCTTCTCCAGCGCCCAGCTGCGCAAGCTCGCGCACATCGCACGCCACTACGACCGCGGCTACGGCCACTTCACCACCCGCCAGAACATCCAGTTCAACTGGCCGGCGCTCGAGAAGGTGCCGGAAATCCTCGCCCAGCTGGCGACGGTGCAGATGCACGCGATCCAGACCTCGGGCAACTGCATCCGCAACATCACCTCCGACCCCTACGCCGGCGTCGCCGCCGACGAGCTGATCGATCCGCGCCCGTGGTGCGAGATCCTGCGCCAGTGGAGCAGCTTCCACCCGGAATTCGCCCACCTGCCGCGCAAGTTCAAGTTCGCGGTGAACGGCGCCGAGGAAGACCGCGCGGTGATCCAGGCCCACGACATCGGCCTGGACGTGGTGAAGAACGCCGCCGGTGAAGTCGGCTTCCGCGTGCTGGTCGGCGGTGGCCTCGGCCGCACCCCGATCATCGGCGAGGAAATCGCCGCCTTCGTGCCGTGGCAGCACATCGTCACCTACTGCGAATCCATCCTGCGGGTGTACAACCTGCACGGCCGCCGCGACAACAAGTACAAGGCGCGCATCAAGATCCTGGTCAAGGCGCTCGGCATCGAGGAGTTCCGCCGTCAGGTCGAGGCCGAATGGACCTTCCACAAGGACGGTCCGTCGACCCTGACCGCAGCCGAAGTCGCGCGCGTCGCCGCCCACTTCGTCGATCCGGCCTACGAAACCCTGCCGGCGACCGATGTCGGCTACGCCAGCCTGCTCGCCGAGAACAAGCCCTTCGCCGCCTGGGTGAAGCGCAACGTGCGCGCCCACAAGGTGCCGGGCTACGCCAGCGTCACCGTGTCGCTGAAGAAGACCGGCGTGCCGCCGGGCGACATCACCGAATCGCAGATGGACCTGCTGGCCGACCTGGCCGACGCCTACAGCTACGGCGAGGTGCGCGCCACCCACCAGCAGAACCTGGTGCTGGCCGACGTGCGCCAGTCCGACCTGTTCAAGGTCTGGCAGACGCTGCGCGATGCCGGCCTGGCGACGCCCAACATCGGTCTCTTGACCGACATCATCTCCTGCCCGGGCGGCGACTACTGCGGCCTGGCCAATGCCAAGTCCATCCCCATCGCCAACGCCATCCAGGAGCGTTTCGACAACCTCGACTACCTCTACGACATCGGCGAGATCGAGCTCAACATCTCCGGCTGCATGAACGCCTGCGGACACCACCACGTCGGCCACATCGGCGTGCTCGGCGTCGATAAGAACGGCGAAGAGTGGTACCAGGTGACCATCGGCGGCGACCAGGGCAACAAAGCCGCCATCGGCAAGGTGATCGGCCCGTCGTTCGCCGCGCACGAGATGCCGGACGTGGTGACCCGCCTGATCGAAACCTATCTCGCCAACCGCCATGAGGACGAGCGCTTCGTCGATACCGTGCGCCGCATCGGCATCGAACCGTTCAAGGCCCATGTCTATGGCAATCGCCAGACCGAAAAGAAGGTGGCCCATGCCTAA
- a CDS encoding sulfite exporter TauE/SafE family protein — translation MDFAYTVAGFAVGAIVGLTGVGGGSLMTPLLVLLFGIHPSVAVGTDLLYAAITKAGGTVAHGLKGTVDWTVTRRLATGSIPAAALTLVLVGSFAPGGIDGAAGLIKGALGVALLLTAVAIIFRKQIQAYAVARFGGQPNPKRTARLTVLVGAVLGVLVSISSVGAGALGVTALFFLYPTMPALRIVGSDIAHAVPLTLVAGIGHWMLGSVDWFLLGSLIVGSLPGIWLGSHISTKVPDRVLRPILATMLVLVGAKLIGH, via the coding sequence ATGGACTTCGCCTACACCGTTGCCGGATTTGCAGTTGGCGCCATCGTCGGCCTGACCGGCGTCGGCGGCGGATCGCTGATGACGCCGCTGCTGGTGCTGCTGTTCGGCATCCACCCGTCGGTCGCGGTCGGCACCGACCTGCTCTACGCCGCCATCACCAAGGCCGGCGGCACCGTCGCGCACGGACTCAAGGGCACGGTGGACTGGACGGTGACAAGGCGGCTCGCCACCGGTAGCATCCCGGCCGCTGCGCTGACGCTGGTGCTGGTGGGCAGCTTCGCTCCCGGCGGCATCGACGGCGCGGCCGGGCTGATCAAGGGGGCGCTCGGCGTCGCACTGCTGCTGACCGCCGTGGCCATCATCTTCCGCAAGCAGATCCAGGCCTACGCGGTAGCCCGCTTCGGCGGCCAGCCCAACCCGAAGCGCACCGCGAGGCTGACGGTGCTGGTCGGCGCGGTGCTCGGCGTACTGGTGTCGATCTCGTCGGTGGGTGCCGGCGCGCTCGGCGTCACCGCGCTGTTCTTCCTGTATCCGACCATGCCTGCGCTGCGCATCGTCGGCTCCGACATCGCCCACGCGGTGCCGCTGACGCTGGTGGCCGGCATCGGCCACTGGATGCTGGGCAGCGTCGACTGGTTCCTGCTCGGCAGCCTGATCGTCGGCTCCCTGCCGGGGATCTGGCTGGGCAGCCATATTTCCACCAAGGTGCCGGACCGGGTGCTGCGCCCCATCCTGGCAACGATGCTGGTGCTGGTGGGCGCCAAGCTGATCGGCCACTGA
- the cysB gene encoding HTH-type transcriptional regulator CysB produces the protein MNLQQLRYIHEVARRGLNVSDAAEALFTSQPGVSKQIRLLEAELGVEIFTRHGKRLVAVTEPGRAVLAIAERMLRDMDNLMQVGDEFSNESAGSLSIATTHTQARYALPPVVREFMRLYPQVKLSLHQGSPRQVCEMVLDGSADIAIATEAIAEYDELVMLPCHQWNRCVVASPRHPILREQPLTLEAIARYPLITYDDAFTGRSQINKAFLGRGLKPNVVLTALDSDVIKTYVSMDLGIGILARMAYDPEEDRKLGMIDAAHLFESSTTRIGLRRRAWLRGYVYAFVELFAPHLTRRMVETALAGGGTDAGL, from the coding sequence ATGAACCTGCAGCAGCTGAGATATATCCACGAGGTGGCCCGCCGCGGGCTCAACGTCTCGGATGCGGCCGAGGCGCTGTTCACCTCGCAGCCGGGCGTCTCCAAGCAGATCCGTCTGCTCGAGGCCGAGCTCGGGGTGGAGATCTTCACCCGCCACGGCAAGCGCCTGGTGGCCGTGACCGAACCGGGCCGCGCGGTGCTGGCGATCGCCGAACGCATGCTGCGCGACATGGACAACCTGATGCAGGTTGGCGACGAGTTCTCCAACGAGTCTGCCGGCAGCCTGTCGATCGCCACCACCCACACCCAGGCACGCTATGCGCTGCCGCCGGTGGTGCGCGAATTCATGCGCCTGTATCCGCAGGTCAAGCTGTCGCTGCACCAGGGCAGTCCGCGCCAGGTGTGCGAGATGGTGCTGGACGGTTCGGCCGACATCGCCATCGCCACCGAGGCCATCGCCGAGTACGACGAACTGGTGATGCTGCCCTGCCACCAGTGGAACCGCTGTGTGGTGGCGTCGCCGCGCCATCCCATCCTGCGCGAGCAGCCGCTGACACTGGAGGCGATCGCGCGCTATCCGCTGATCACCTACGACGACGCCTTCACCGGGCGCAGCCAGATCAACAAGGCCTTCCTCGGCCGCGGCCTCAAGCCCAACGTGGTGCTCACCGCGCTCGACTCGGACGTGATCAAGACCTATGTGTCGATGGACCTGGGCATCGGCATCCTGGCGCGCATGGCCTACGATCCGGAAGAGGACCGCAAGCTCGGCATGATCGATGCCGCCCACCTGTTCGAGTCCAGTACCACCCGCATCGGTTTGCGCCGGCGCGCCTGGCTGCGCGGCTACGTGTATGCCTTCGTCGAGCTGTTCGCGCCGCACCTGACGCGGCGCATGGTGGAGACGGCGCTGGCCGGCGGCGGCACCGACGCCGGGCTGTAA
- a CDS encoding asparaginase gives MSRKPVIALVATGGTIAGRADSATDTTAYTAGTLGANELVAAVPGLGDIAELRAETLFRVDSKDMTPGHWLTLARRVAELAEQADVDGVVVTHGTDTLEESAFFLHLTLTTDKPVVFTAAMRPASALSADGPMNLYGAVRVAASPAFRGLGTLVVMNDRVYSARHVAKQHTRAVDAFGATDGEPLGWASPPTLARRPARTEHGDVPLAGLDTANWPPAVEILYVGAGSSPALLAACRQLGAAGAILALPGNGSMPASWMGEIEAAIAAGFPLVRASRVPAGAVSPHDGLPGLLCADGLSPVKARVALMLSLAQADPAVFVRIAG, from the coding sequence GTGAGCCGCAAGCCCGTCATCGCCCTCGTCGCCACCGGCGGCACCATTGCCGGCCGGGCGGATTCCGCCACCGACACCACCGCCTACACCGCCGGTACGCTCGGCGCCAACGAGCTGGTGGCGGCGGTGCCCGGCCTGGGCGACATCGCGGAACTGCGCGCCGAAACCCTCTTCAGGGTAGACAGCAAGGACATGACGCCCGGCCACTGGCTGACGCTGGCACGGCGGGTGGCCGAACTGGCGGAGCAGGCGGACGTGGACGGCGTGGTCGTCACCCACGGCACCGACACCCTGGAAGAAAGCGCCTTCTTCCTCCACCTCACCCTGACCACCGACAAGCCGGTGGTGTTCACCGCGGCGATGCGGCCGGCGAGCGCACTGTCGGCCGACGGCCCGATGAATCTCTACGGCGCGGTGCGGGTGGCGGCCTCGCCCGCCTTCCGCGGGCTGGGCACGCTGGTGGTGATGAACGACCGCGTCTACAGCGCCCGCCACGTCGCCAAGCAGCACACCCGCGCGGTGGATGCCTTCGGCGCCACCGACGGCGAGCCGCTGGGCTGGGCCAGCCCGCCGACGCTGGCCCGGCGGCCGGCACGCACCGAGCACGGCGACGTGCCGCTGGCTGGACTGGACACTGCAAACTGGCCGCCGGCGGTCGAGATCCTTTACGTCGGCGCCGGTTCGTCGCCCGCGCTGCTGGCGGCCTGCCGTCAGCTCGGTGCGGCTGGCGCCATCCTCGCCCTGCCGGGCAACGGCAGCATGCCGGCGAGCTGGATGGGCGAGATCGAAGCCGCCATCGCCGCCGGCTTCCCGCTGGTCCGAGCCAGCCGTGTTCCGGCTGGTGCGGTCTCGCCCCACGACGGCCTGCCCGGCCTGCTGTGCGCCGACGGTCTGTCGCCGGTGAAGGCGCGCGTCGCGCTGATGCTGAGCCTGGCGCAGGCCGATCCGGCGGTCTTCGTCCGCATCGCCGGCTGA
- a CDS encoding aspartate ammonia-lyase, which yields MHTTRIEHDLLGDREIPADVYWGIHSLRALENYPITGKPIGAYPELVKALALVKQAAARTNHQLGHLDEGRFHAIDEACREIAEGRLHNQFVVDVIQGGAGTSTNMNANEVIANLALEKLGWPKGHYKELHPINHVNMSQSTNDVYPTALKLAVVFAIQGLLDAMETLRLAYIAKAEEFKDILKIGRTQLQDAVPMTLGQEFSTYAVMMKEDIARLREAICLIQEINLGATAIGTGINTDIRYAKMATEHLAELSGVKLVPAENLIEATQDTGAFVQLSGVLKRIACKLSKVCNDLRLLSSGPQAGFNEINLPERAAGSSIMPGKVNPIIPEVVNQIAFEVIGNDVTITMASEGGQLQLNAFEPIIGHSLFKSIEHLEAGCRTLTENCVRGITANRELLAERVRTSAGLATALNPLIGYEHATWAAREALKTGRSVTELVLERGLADKETLERTLRPEVLTAPRAS from the coding sequence ATGCACACCACCCGTATCGAGCACGACCTGCTCGGCGACCGCGAAATCCCCGCCGATGTCTACTGGGGCATCCACAGCCTGCGCGCGCTGGAAAACTACCCGATCACCGGCAAGCCGATCGGCGCCTACCCGGAACTGGTCAAAGCGCTGGCGCTCGTCAAGCAGGCCGCGGCACGCACCAACCACCAGCTCGGCCATCTCGACGAAGGCCGCTTCCATGCCATCGACGAGGCCTGCCGCGAGATTGCCGAAGGCCGGCTGCACAACCAGTTCGTGGTGGACGTGATCCAGGGCGGCGCCGGCACCTCGACCAACATGAACGCCAACGAGGTGATCGCCAACCTCGCGCTGGAAAAGCTCGGCTGGCCCAAGGGCCACTACAAGGAGCTGCATCCGATCAACCATGTGAACATGAGCCAGAGCACCAACGACGTCTATCCGACGGCGCTGAAGCTGGCGGTGGTGTTCGCGATCCAGGGCCTGCTCGACGCGATGGAAACCCTGCGCCTGGCCTACATCGCCAAGGCGGAGGAGTTCAAGGACATCCTCAAGATCGGCCGCACCCAGCTGCAGGACGCGGTGCCGATGACGCTGGGCCAGGAATTCTCGACCTATGCGGTGATGATGAAGGAAGACATCGCCCGCCTGCGCGAGGCGATCTGCCTGATCCAGGAGATCAATCTCGGCGCCACCGCGATCGGCACCGGCATCAACACCGACATCCGCTACGCCAAGATGGCCACCGAGCACCTCGCCGAACTCTCCGGCGTCAAGCTGGTGCCGGCCGAGAACCTGATCGAGGCGACCCAGGACACCGGCGCCTTCGTCCAGCTCTCGGGCGTGCTGAAGCGCATCGCCTGCAAGCTCTCCAAGGTGTGCAACGACCTGCGCCTGCTGTCGTCCGGCCCGCAGGCGGGCTTCAACGAGATCAACCTGCCCGAGCGCGCCGCCGGGTCGTCCATCATGCCGGGCAAGGTGAACCCCATCATCCCGGAAGTGGTGAACCAGATCGCCTTCGAGGTGATCGGCAACGACGTCACCATCACCATGGCGTCCGAAGGCGGCCAGTTGCAACTCAACGCCTTCGAGCCCATCATCGGCCACTCCCTGTTCAAGAGCATCGAGCATCTGGAAGCCGGCTGCCGCACCCTCACCGAGAACTGCGTGCGCGGCATTACCGCCAACCGCGAGCTGCTCGCCGAGCGGGTACGCACCTCGGCCGGACTGGCGACGGCGCTCAATCCCCTGATCGGCTACGAACACGCCACCTGGGCCGCACGCGAGGCGCTCAAGACCGGCCGCAGCGTGACCGAACTGGTGCTCGAACGCGGCCTGGCCGACAAGGAAACCCTGGAACGCACCCTGCGCCCGGAAGTGCTGACCGCACCGCGGGCAAGCTGA
- a CDS encoding type II asparaginase yields MISTPSRLRSLLLPALAAASLLLPPAAQAREAAAPARLAKVVILATGGTIAGAGADAASSATYQAAKVPVDKLVAGIPELKNIAEVRGEQVFQIASESFTNEHLLQLGRRVAELSRSSDVDGIVITHGTDTLEETAFFLNLVVRSDKPVVVVGSMRPGTALSADGALNLYDAVAVAASADARGKGVLVTMNDEIHSGRDVSKAANIRPDAFKSPWGPLGMVVEGKPYWFRLPAKRHTVNSEFDIARIETLAPVEIAYGYGNVSDTAYKALAGAGAKAIIHAGTGNGSVSNRVVPGLQALRAQGVHIIRSSRVDGGGFVLRNAEQPDDKYDWVVAHDLNPQKARILAAVALTATSDSKDLQRIFWEY; encoded by the coding sequence ATGATTTCGACGCCCTCCCGGCTGCGCAGCCTGCTGCTGCCCGCCCTCGCCGCCGCCTCGCTGCTGCTGCCGCCCGCCGCCCAGGCGCGTGAAGCCGCCGCCCCCGCCCGCCTCGCCAAGGTGGTGATCCTCGCCACCGGCGGCACCATTGCCGGCGCCGGCGCCGACGCCGCCTCCAGCGCCACCTACCAGGCCGCCAAGGTACCGGTGGACAAACTCGTGGCCGGCATCCCGGAACTCAAGAACATCGCCGAGGTGCGCGGCGAGCAGGTGTTCCAGATCGCCTCCGAGAGCTTCACCAACGAGCACCTGCTGCAACTCGGCCGCCGCGTCGCCGAGCTGAGCCGCAGCAGCGATGTGGACGGCATCGTCATCACCCACGGTACCGATACCCTGGAAGAGACCGCCTTCTTCCTCAATCTGGTCGTCCGCAGCGACAAGCCGGTTGTGGTGGTGGGTTCGATGCGGCCGGGCACCGCGCTGTCGGCCGACGGCGCGCTCAACCTCTACGACGCTGTCGCGGTGGCCGCCAGCGCCGACGCCCGCGGCAAGGGCGTACTGGTGACGATGAACGATGAGATCCACAGCGGCCGCGACGTCAGCAAGGCGGCCAACATCCGCCCCGACGCCTTCAAGAGCCCGTGGGGCCCGCTCGGCATGGTGGTCGAAGGCAAACCCTACTGGTTCCGCCTCCCCGCCAAGCGTCACACGGTGAATTCGGAGTTCGACATCGCCCGCATCGAAACCCTGGCGCCGGTTGAAATCGCCTACGGCTACGGCAACGTCAGCGACACCGCCTACAAGGCGCTTGCGGGCGCCGGTGCCAAGGCCATCATCCACGCCGGCACCGGCAACGGCTCGGTGTCGAACCGGGTGGTGCCCGGCCTGCAGGCACTGCGCGCGCAGGGCGTGCACATCATCCGCTCGTCGCGGGTGGACGGCGGCGGCTTCGTGCTGCGCAATGCCGAACAGCCCGACGACAAGTACGACTGGGTGGTCGCCCACGACCTCAACCCTCAGAAAGCGCGCATCCTGGCCGCGGTGGCGCTGACCGCCACCAGCGATAGCAAGGACCTGCAGCGCATCTTCTGGGAATACTGA
- a CDS encoding amino acid ABC transporter ATP-binding protein, whose product MIEINNVSKWYGSFQVLTDCTTEVKKGEVVVVCGPSGSGKSTLIKCVNALEPFQQGSIKVNGIAVEDPKTNLPKLRSQVGMVFQHFELFPHMTITDNLAIAQIKVLGRKREEAMEKGLKLLDRVGLKAHAQKFPGQLSGGQQQRVAIARALAMDPICMLFDEPTSALDPEMINEVLDVMVELAREGMTMMCVTHEMGFARKVAHRVIFMDRGAIVEDAAKDEFFGQPRSERAQSFLAKILQH is encoded by the coding sequence ATGATCGAGATCAACAACGTTTCCAAGTGGTACGGCAGCTTCCAGGTGCTGACCGACTGCACCACCGAGGTGAAGAAAGGCGAGGTGGTGGTGGTGTGCGGCCCGTCCGGCTCGGGCAAGTCGACGCTGATCAAGTGCGTCAATGCGCTCGAACCCTTCCAGCAGGGCAGCATCAAGGTCAACGGCATCGCCGTCGAAGACCCCAAGACCAACCTGCCCAAGCTGCGCTCGCAGGTGGGCATGGTGTTCCAGCATTTCGAGCTGTTCCCGCACATGACCATTACCGACAACCTGGCGATCGCCCAGATCAAGGTGCTCGGCCGCAAGCGCGAAGAGGCGATGGAAAAGGGCCTCAAGCTGCTCGACCGCGTCGGCCTCAAGGCCCATGCGCAGAAGTTCCCCGGCCAGCTCTCCGGCGGCCAGCAGCAGCGCGTGGCGATCGCCCGCGCGCTGGCGATGGACCCGATCTGCATGCTGTTCGACGAGCCGACCTCGGCGCTCGACCCGGAGATGATCAACGAGGTGCTCGACGTCATGGTCGAACTCGCCCGCGAGGGCATGACCATGATGTGCGTCACCCACGAGATGGGCTTCGCGCGCAAGGTCGCCCACCGGGTGATCTTCATGGACCGCGGCGCCATCGTCGAGGATGCCGCCAAGGACGAGTTCTTCGGCCAGCCGCGCTCCGAGCGCGCCCAGAGCTTCCTCGCCAAGATCCTGCAGCACTGA
- a CDS encoding amino acid ABC transporter permease, producing the protein MGDFEFGIIADNWRFLAEGLRYTLQVTVVATIGGIFIGTLLALMRLSSIKPLQWFAVGYINLFRSVPLVQVILAFYLIIPLVLQMITGQSMPIGAERSAYFTFTVFEAAYFAEIMRSGIQSIPRGQIGAGYALGFTYGQTMRLVVLPQAFRNMLPVLLTQTIVLFQDVSLVYAIGATDFFGAADKITQRDLRPVEMYTTVAVVYFVICFSLSRLVKRLQARIAIIR; encoded by the coding sequence ATGGGTGACTTCGAATTCGGCATCATCGCCGACAACTGGCGTTTCCTCGCCGAGGGCCTGCGCTACACGCTGCAGGTGACGGTCGTCGCCACCATCGGCGGCATTTTCATCGGCACCCTGCTGGCGCTGATGCGGCTGTCGTCGATCAAGCCGCTGCAGTGGTTCGCGGTCGGCTACATCAACCTCTTCCGCAGCGTGCCGCTGGTGCAGGTGATCCTCGCCTTCTACCTGATCATCCCGCTGGTGCTGCAGATGATCACCGGCCAGTCGATGCCGATCGGCGCGGAAAGGTCGGCCTACTTCACCTTCACCGTGTTCGAGGCCGCCTACTTCGCCGAGATCATGCGCTCGGGCATCCAGTCCATCCCGCGCGGCCAGATCGGTGCCGGCTATGCGCTGGGTTTCACCTACGGCCAGACCATGCGCCTGGTGGTGCTGCCGCAGGCCTTCCGCAACATGCTGCCGGTGCTGCTGACGCAGACCATCGTGCTGTTCCAGGACGTGTCGCTGGTGTACGCGATCGGCGCGACCGACTTCTTCGGCGCGGCCGACAAGATCACCCAGCGCGACCTGCGCCCGGTGGAAATGTATACGACGGTGGCGGTGGTCTATTTCGTCATCTGCTTCAGCCTGTCGCGGCTGGTGAAGCGGCTGCAGGCCCGCATCGCCATCATCCGCTGA
- a CDS encoding amino acid ABC transporter permease yields the protein MNYHWDWAFFFQETDDGLKYYDWVISGMGWTTVVAVSALVIALLVGSVLGVMRTTPNKVLVAIGDTYVDVFRNVPLIVQLFMWFFVVPELVPEKIGLWMKQDLPYFVTAVIGLGLYTAARIAEQVKSGLNSLARGQRFAGLALGFTEWQTYRYVRLPMAYRIVLPALTSEAMNIFKNSAVTYAVGILELYFQYKQIIEKTSQVLEITIVVTLTYFMLAFTMNRLLAFIEKRTRVPGLITGSNGGR from the coding sequence ATGAACTACCACTGGGACTGGGCCTTCTTTTTCCAGGAGACCGACGACGGTCTCAAATACTACGACTGGGTGATCTCCGGCATGGGCTGGACCACCGTCGTCGCAGTTTCCGCACTCGTCATCGCACTGCTGGTCGGTTCGGTGCTGGGTGTCATGCGTACCACGCCCAACAAGGTGCTGGTCGCCATCGGCGACACCTATGTGGACGTGTTCCGCAACGTGCCGCTGATCGTGCAGCTGTTCATGTGGTTCTTCGTCGTGCCCGAGCTGGTGCCGGAGAAGATCGGCCTGTGGATGAAGCAGGATCTGCCCTACTTCGTCACCGCGGTGATCGGTCTCGGCCTCTACACCGCGGCGCGCATCGCCGAGCAGGTGAAGTCCGGCCTCAATTCCCTCGCCCGCGGCCAGCGCTTCGCCGGCCTCGCGCTCGGCTTCACCGAGTGGCAGACCTACCGCTACGTGCGCCTGCCGATGGCCTACCGCATCGTGCTGCCGGCGCTCACTTCCGAGGCGATGAACATCTTCAAGAACTCGGCGGTGACCTACGCGGTAGGCATCCTCGAGCTCTACTTCCAGTACAAGCAGATCATCGAGAAGACCTCGCAGGTGCTCGAGATCACCATCGTCGTGACGCTGACCTACTTCATGCTCGCCTTCACGATGAACCGCCTGCTCGCCTTCATCGAGAAGCGCACGCGGGTGCCCGGCCTGATCACCGGCAGCAACGGAGGGCGCTGA